The uncultured Desulfuromusa sp. genome has a segment encoding these proteins:
- a CDS encoding GNAT family N-acyltransferase: protein MANSEVNSFTPFRFHCAGKSPLGTFQQLFLRGGEHLLGLRRCQQLYDKIPAETTDDFAAQALQQLNVTYRLSHSDQMRIPASGSCILIANHPYGGIEGLAIIDLLRKVRPDFKIMANFILERIPQLQSLLISVDPFNKESSAGRNIAPLRESLNWLRGGGLLVIFPAGEVSSRQAPGQEVTDPPWSPTLPRLVRMSKAPVLPVFFSGENGRIFQWAGQIHPYLRTMLLPRMLLNKRGKSLHIKVGNLLSKKKIAAFTGDQNLSAYLRLRTYALGLGCNGEPGCRENVTIPVQQTVIAAQDKTLLEAEIKALPPSQKLLSSGDYDVLVFSAEKGPHLLREIGRLRELTFRKAGEGAGLSVDLDRFDYEYHHLLLWNREQQELVGSYRIGRIDQLLNMVGVDGLYTSTLFDFKPELLDKLRNGLELGRSFVRPEYQRSYAPLLLLWKGIGHYLVANPQYRYLIGPVSISSDYSTHSRQLMTQTLARHYLVDDLANLVSPRLPIALKPLKICGFSADQSDSLLQDMENISTLVADIEADSKGIPVLLRHYLNLGGKLLAFNLDPDFSHVIDGLLLVDLQQTDRKQLQRYMGREGYQFYADRQHPSSAHCA, encoded by the coding sequence ATGGCCAATAGCGAAGTTAATTCATTCACTCCTTTTCGTTTTCATTGTGCAGGAAAAAGCCCACTGGGGACGTTTCAACAGTTGTTTTTAAGGGGAGGCGAGCACCTGCTTGGTTTGCGTCGTTGTCAGCAGCTTTATGATAAAATTCCTGCCGAGACTACGGACGATTTTGCCGCGCAGGCATTGCAACAGCTGAACGTCACTTACCGGCTCAGTCACAGTGATCAAATGCGGATACCAGCGTCCGGGTCTTGTATCCTCATTGCCAATCATCCATATGGAGGGATTGAAGGACTGGCGATTATCGATCTTCTGCGCAAGGTTCGCCCTGATTTCAAGATCATGGCCAACTTCATTTTGGAGCGCATCCCACAACTACAATCTTTGCTGATCAGTGTTGACCCTTTCAACAAAGAGTCATCTGCAGGGAGAAATATTGCCCCTTTAAGAGAATCTCTCAACTGGCTTCGAGGAGGGGGCTTGTTGGTGATTTTTCCGGCTGGCGAAGTCTCTTCCAGGCAAGCTCCAGGGCAGGAAGTCACCGATCCTCCATGGAGTCCAACCCTGCCGCGTTTGGTCCGTATGAGTAAAGCTCCTGTTTTACCGGTTTTTTTCTCAGGTGAGAATGGACGGATTTTTCAGTGGGCAGGGCAGATTCACCCTTACTTACGGACAATGCTCTTACCGCGAATGTTATTGAACAAGCGGGGAAAATCGCTGCATATCAAAGTTGGCAATCTGTTATCAAAAAAGAAGATAGCTGCATTCACCGGTGACCAGAATTTGTCGGCATATCTGCGCTTGCGGACTTACGCTTTAGGACTGGGTTGCAACGGTGAGCCGGGATGCCGGGAGAATGTCACCATCCCTGTTCAGCAGACGGTGATTGCAGCACAAGATAAAACTCTTCTGGAAGCCGAAATCAAAGCCTTACCACCTTCACAGAAACTGCTTTCGAGCGGCGACTATGATGTTCTCGTCTTTAGCGCAGAAAAAGGACCGCATTTATTGCGCGAAATTGGTCGATTACGGGAACTGACCTTTCGGAAAGCCGGAGAAGGGGCGGGATTGAGCGTTGATCTTGATCGATTTGACTACGAATATCATCATCTGTTGTTGTGGAACCGGGAGCAGCAGGAGTTGGTGGGATCTTACCGGATCGGCCGCATTGATCAGCTGCTGAATATGGTCGGTGTCGATGGGTTGTACACCTCAACTCTGTTTGATTTTAAACCGGAACTGCTGGATAAGTTACGGAATGGTCTGGAGTTGGGACGTTCATTTGTGCGTCCTGAGTATCAACGCTCTTATGCCCCTTTGTTATTGCTCTGGAAGGGGATTGGTCATTACCTGGTTGCGAACCCGCAGTATCGCTACCTGATCGGACCTGTCAGCATTTCAAGTGATTATAGTACGCATTCACGACAATTGATGACCCAGACTCTCGCACGCCATTATCTGGTTGATGATCTGGCTAATCTTGTTTCACCACGATTGCCGATTGCGCTGAAGCCACTGAAAATCTGTGGGTTTTCTGCCGATCAAAGTGATTCCCTTCTGCAGGATATGGAGAATATCTCGACCCTGGTTGCCGATATTGAAGCTGACAGCAAAGGGATTCCGGTTCTGCTCCGTCATTATCTGAATCTTGGTGGCAAGCTCCTCGCTTTCAATCTGGATCCTGATTTCAGTCATGTGATCGATGGCCTGTTGCTGGTTGATCTACAGCAGACGGACCGGAAGCAATTACAGCGCTACATGGGGCGAGAGGGATATCAGTTTTACGCTGACAGGCAGCATCCTTCATCGGCCCATTGTGCCTGA
- a CDS encoding response regulator, translated as MPNKRIIYQVLFATLPFLVAGLVVSYNILNHNFTLLADIHTKNRIAFEQDSKKLEQQVVELTDQNNRHMAQIKSLEAEKKVVAVRNDLYKKAYEIRGEVVSLASSLTAKTVQALTSIPDATLEQTTTRLQQIFENLAMKTIYWNGIQPLTQLVPSRTVSEDFYVYAKEAQQRGKSDWFEDHLKNKDVIVSLVSYPNKNAATGLFIFFFDLSEAYSYYDRAEQAGLSLESSRQQEKRFLDAKKQREEFLSQRINQAEIAAKKIQQRNKLFQESKHNLLLFTAVNLTALIGTAIFLFWYLGTRKVSRLSEWLKKTSLSIKKLQVDQNTSLSTDSTVYQFETSEAFKQHFLDNSPNELGELSRNINFMLETLQETTVSKNILSREIQEKEKITAELEQSKLAAEQANQMKSEFLANMSHEIRTPLNGVIGMTQLLSELKMTTDQERICQTIQAEANSLLRIINEILDLSKIESGKMDFEMAPFNPATIIEQLTENLALRAPQKGLEVFSYIPATIPEILIGDPGRLQQILTNLGENALKFTSQGQIFIFAERIKAKDKQITIKFSVQDTGIGIAKEKQQLIFESFTQADGSTTRKHGGTGLGTAISKQLVELMGGEIGLTSEPDKGSTFWFTIPFMKGAASAQKQADSHLLGKKILVVDDNPTSRIVLGHYLESYGCEVVLFSDAETCISQLPTYPDTHLILADYNMPGLSGVQLAEQLKLSGNPDHQQIQVIILSSQHTAEYLKTVEDPVIQGLLRKPVRKNDLLILLQSAFSLSGNQPCSQEIQTPGAAKNHPDKLILLVEDYPTNQQIALRYLVDEGYKVDLAENGLQAVAAFQQQHYDLILMDIQMPQMDGYEATKKIREHEGEQKHRTPILAMTAHAAIDDKDKCLAAGMDDYISKPIRKERFINQVDAWIQGDTTGIQRTFPQNDGNTFEDTAIFDYTNALQAFIGDKDFLQEVITGYTENLEQQLPLLEEAIDADDMNTVWTEAHSIKGGSYNLCANRIAQIAALLEKAGKQENVAECQACLATLRHEFQQFKQHIIMRNISDKARPYENPDL; from the coding sequence ATGCCCAATAAACGTATTATTTATCAAGTTCTTTTTGCCACCCTGCCATTTCTGGTTGCCGGGTTGGTCGTCAGCTACAATATCCTCAACCACAATTTTACGTTGCTGGCAGACATCCACACTAAAAACCGAATCGCATTTGAACAAGACAGCAAAAAACTGGAACAACAGGTTGTCGAACTGACGGATCAGAACAACCGCCACATGGCACAGATCAAAAGTCTCGAAGCCGAGAAAAAGGTTGTTGCAGTCCGTAATGACCTTTACAAAAAAGCATACGAAATTCGCGGAGAAGTTGTCTCTCTCGCCTCGTCATTGACAGCTAAAACGGTTCAGGCACTGACATCAATACCTGACGCAACCCTGGAACAGACCACTACCCGACTGCAGCAAATATTTGAAAATCTGGCCATGAAAACCATCTATTGGAACGGCATTCAACCCCTGACACAGCTGGTTCCGAGCAGGACTGTTTCCGAAGATTTCTATGTCTATGCCAAAGAGGCTCAACAGCGGGGAAAATCTGACTGGTTCGAAGACCATTTAAAAAACAAAGATGTCATTGTCAGCCTGGTTTCCTATCCCAATAAGAATGCTGCGACAGGGCTGTTCATTTTCTTCTTTGATCTCAGTGAAGCCTACAGTTACTACGATCGTGCCGAGCAAGCGGGACTCAGCCTTGAATCGTCAAGACAACAGGAAAAACGTTTTCTCGATGCTAAAAAACAAAGGGAAGAATTTTTATCACAGCGCATCAATCAAGCTGAAATTGCGGCTAAAAAAATCCAACAACGCAACAAACTTTTCCAGGAATCCAAACACAACCTTCTTCTGTTCACTGCCGTTAATCTCACGGCCCTTATCGGCACCGCCATTTTTCTTTTCTGGTATCTCGGCACCAGAAAAGTCTCTCGTTTAAGTGAATGGCTGAAAAAAACCAGCTTATCCATTAAAAAACTTCAGGTAGATCAAAACACCTCACTATCGACAGATTCTACGGTTTATCAATTTGAAACCAGTGAAGCGTTTAAACAACATTTTCTCGATAACTCACCCAATGAACTTGGAGAACTCAGCAGAAACATCAATTTCATGCTTGAAACCTTACAGGAAACAACGGTCTCCAAAAATATCTTATCCAGAGAAATCCAGGAGAAAGAAAAAATCACGGCTGAGCTTGAACAATCAAAACTGGCTGCTGAACAGGCCAATCAGATGAAATCTGAATTCCTTGCGAACATGAGTCATGAAATCAGAACCCCGTTGAACGGCGTCATCGGCATGACCCAGTTACTGTCGGAATTGAAAATGACCACCGATCAGGAACGTATTTGCCAGACTATCCAAGCTGAAGCAAATTCTCTGTTGCGCATCATTAATGAAATCCTTGATTTATCCAAGATAGAATCGGGAAAAATGGATTTTGAGATGGCTCCTTTTAATCCTGCAACCATTATCGAGCAACTCACGGAAAACCTGGCCCTGAGAGCTCCGCAAAAGGGCCTTGAAGTCTTCTCTTACATTCCTGCAACTATTCCGGAAATCCTCATTGGCGATCCGGGCAGATTACAGCAGATTCTGACCAATCTCGGAGAAAACGCCCTCAAATTCACCAGCCAGGGGCAAATTTTTATTTTTGCGGAACGGATAAAGGCAAAAGACAAGCAGATAACAATCAAATTTTCAGTTCAGGACACCGGCATCGGTATCGCAAAAGAAAAACAACAACTGATCTTTGAAAGCTTCACCCAGGCTGATGGCTCCACGACCAGAAAACATGGTGGAACCGGCTTAGGCACAGCTATTTCAAAACAGCTGGTCGAGCTGATGGGAGGTGAAATCGGCTTGACCAGTGAACCGGACAAAGGCAGTACTTTCTGGTTTACCATTCCATTCATGAAAGGAGCGGCGTCCGCACAAAAACAAGCGGACAGTCACTTGCTTGGGAAAAAGATTCTGGTTGTTGATGATAATCCGACCAGCCGCATTGTTCTTGGTCATTACCTTGAAAGCTATGGTTGTGAAGTTGTCCTTTTTTCTGATGCTGAAACCTGCATATCGCAATTACCAACCTATCCTGACACCCATCTGATTCTGGCTGATTACAACATGCCCGGACTAAGTGGTGTGCAGCTTGCCGAGCAATTAAAATTATCCGGCAATCCGGACCACCAGCAGATTCAGGTCATCATCCTGTCATCACAGCATACGGCAGAGTATCTGAAAACGGTCGAAGATCCCGTGATTCAAGGACTTCTGCGCAAGCCGGTGAGAAAAAACGACCTCCTGATTCTGCTGCAATCAGCCTTCAGTCTTTCCGGAAATCAACCTTGTTCTCAGGAAATTCAAACTCCCGGTGCAGCAAAAAATCACCCGGACAAACTGATTTTGCTGGTCGAAGACTATCCGACCAACCAGCAGATAGCTTTACGATATCTCGTCGATGAAGGCTATAAAGTTGACCTCGCCGAAAACGGTCTTCAAGCTGTGGCCGCATTTCAACAACAACACTACGACCTCATCCTGATGGACATTCAAATGCCGCAAATGGATGGCTATGAGGCAACAAAAAAAATTAGAGAACATGAAGGTGAGCAGAAACATCGCACCCCGATTCTGGCGATGACGGCACACGCGGCTATCGACGACAAAGACAAATGTCTTGCAGCCGGTATGGATGATTATATTTCCAAACCCATACGCAAAGAGCGATTTATCAACCAGGTCGATGCCTGGATACAGGGTGATACTACCGGGATTCAGAGGACATTTCCTCAGAATGACGGCAATACTTTCGAAGATACGGCCATTTTTGATTATACCAATGCCCTCCAGGCATTTATTGGTGATAAAGACTTTCTTCAGGAAGTGATTACCGGATATACGGAAAACCTTGAGCAACAGTTGCCGTTGCTTGAAGAGGCCATAGATGCTGATGACATGAACACTGTCTGGACAGAAGCACACAGTATTAAAGGAGGATCCTACAACCTCTGTGCGAACCGGATAGCTCAAATAGCGGCCCTGTTGGAAAAAGCCGGCAAGCAGGAAAATGTTGCCGAATGTCAGGCGTGCCTGGCAACGCTGAGACATGAATTCCAACAATTTAAACAGCACATCATTATGAGAAATATTTCTGATAAAGCGAGACCCTATGAAAATCCTGATTTGTGA
- a CDS encoding HD domain-containing phosphohydrolase, whose amino-acid sequence MKILICEDEFVSRRKLEKIISSLGYEFQVADNGLDAYKLWQNERPELVISDWVMPHLNGIELCEKIRTEEGSQYTYIIMVTTKNATNDIVTAINAGADDLISKPYNIDELAVRIRAGQRSRMFQTKDIVIFSLAKLAESRDAETGDHLERIRHFSKRLTEQLSACPGNPFKINKVFIDNIFLTSPLHDIGKVGIPDAILLKPGRLNEAERKTMTGHCRIGYNTLHDALEKYPNTDYLQMGAEIALYHHEKYDGTGYPEGLRAEQIPLAARIVALADVYDALTSARSYKEAYTHQQTKGLIMNYSGSHFDPAVVDAFLQCEEQFAQIKLKFS is encoded by the coding sequence ATGAAAATCCTGATTTGTGAAGATGAGTTCGTCAGCCGCCGCAAACTGGAAAAAATCATCAGTTCCCTCGGCTATGAATTTCAGGTTGCTGATAATGGTCTGGATGCCTACAAACTCTGGCAAAATGAACGTCCGGAACTGGTTATTTCCGACTGGGTTATGCCCCATTTGAACGGCATTGAACTTTGCGAAAAAATTCGCACCGAAGAGGGAAGTCAGTACACCTATATCATTATGGTGACAACGAAAAATGCAACAAATGATATTGTCACCGCCATCAATGCCGGTGCCGATGATTTAATTTCCAAACCCTATAACATCGACGAATTAGCTGTCAGAATCCGTGCCGGGCAGCGCAGCCGAATGTTTCAAACCAAGGATATTGTTATTTTTTCTTTAGCAAAACTGGCGGAATCCCGTGATGCGGAAACGGGAGATCACCTCGAAAGAATCAGGCATTTTTCAAAACGACTGACAGAGCAATTATCTGCGTGCCCCGGAAACCCCTTTAAAATCAACAAGGTGTTCATTGACAATATTTTTCTGACAAGCCCTCTCCATGATATCGGCAAGGTCGGAATCCCCGATGCAATACTCCTGAAACCCGGTCGCCTCAATGAGGCGGAGCGCAAAACAATGACCGGACACTGCCGCATCGGCTACAATACTCTCCATGATGCTTTGGAAAAATATCCCAACACCGACTATTTACAAATGGGAGCGGAAATTGCCCTTTACCATCATGAAAAATACGATGGTACCGGCTACCCGGAAGGACTTAGAGCGGAACAGATCCCGCTGGCAGCCCGCATTGTTGCACTTGCCGATGTCTATGATGCATTAACAAGCGCTAGAAGTTACAAAGAGGCCTACACCCATCAGCAAACCAAAGGATTAATCATGAACTATTCCGGCAGCCACTTCGACCCTGCGGTTGTTGATGCCTTTCTCCAATGTGAAGAACAATTTGCACAGATCAAACTGAAATTTTCCTGA
- the phnX gene encoding phosphonoacetaldehyde hydrolase, translating to MTKAAVEFAEIGPEAVKLVIFDLAGTTVDYGCIAPVAAFVAGFKEFGVTISQQQAREPMGMEKRAHIKTVGLIPEVAEQWQAVHAQGMTDDDIDAMYHAFVPLLMKTLPDYSALVPGTMDCVRYLQQKAIPYAATTGYFREAANCVLDSAEKSGFCPSTSCCATEVRAGRPAPWMIYHCMESLSAFPPSAVVNVGDTRVDVESGRNAGVWSVGVANSGNEMGLSLDEVSKIDRETYAECVQRAQERLKSAGAHYVIDTVAGLPQVIVDIEARIKLGEKPS from the coding sequence ATGACAAAGGCTGCGGTAGAATTTGCCGAAATTGGTCCCGAGGCTGTCAAGCTGGTGATATTTGACCTGGCAGGAACAACAGTTGATTACGGTTGTATTGCTCCGGTTGCAGCTTTTGTAGCGGGGTTCAAAGAATTTGGTGTCACTATTTCCCAACAACAAGCCCGTGAGCCGATGGGAATGGAGAAGCGTGCCCACATCAAAACGGTCGGGCTGATTCCGGAGGTTGCAGAGCAATGGCAGGCCGTCCATGCTCAGGGGATGACAGATGATGATATTGACGCCATGTACCATGCTTTTGTCCCCCTGCTGATGAAAACTTTACCAGACTATTCTGCTTTGGTTCCCGGGACCATGGATTGCGTGAGATACCTGCAACAAAAAGCCATCCCTTATGCTGCAACAACGGGATATTTTCGTGAAGCCGCAAATTGTGTTTTAGATTCTGCTGAAAAATCAGGGTTTTGTCCATCTACATCTTGCTGTGCCACGGAAGTAAGAGCGGGGAGACCAGCTCCCTGGATGATATATCACTGCATGGAATCACTGTCGGCGTTTCCTCCCTCAGCCGTTGTTAATGTCGGCGATACCAGGGTTGATGTCGAATCCGGCCGCAATGCGGGAGTTTGGAGTGTTGGTGTTGCGAACAGTGGAAATGAAATGGGTTTATCTCTGGATGAAGTGAGTAAGATTGATAGAGAAACCTATGCCGAATGCGTCCAGCGAGCCCAGGAAAGGTTAAAATCAGCTGGGGCTCATTATGTGATTGATACCGTAGCAGGATTACCGCAGGTCATTGTTGACATCGAAGCGCGGATAAAGCTTGGAGAAAAACCTTCATAA
- a CDS encoding substrate-binding domain-containing protein → MMLPKIFLPVLITMCFITPLHAREQIKIVGSSTVYTFAQAVTKSFSEKTGYPLPDIISTGSGAGLQIFCQGTGDEHPDITNASRRIKRSEYDLCLANGVKNIIELKIGYDGIVVANSTKAQDLKLSIKDLYLALAKEVPDPDGQQLLILNPYTHWQQINSTLPDEKIEILGPPPTSGTRDAFSELALEQGCQQYPWIKAIKKRDKKRFQKICRTVRNDGYFIEAGERDDLIVKNLEFAPQATGIFGYNFLARDLDNLQGATIDGITPEVKTIASGDYPLSRALYLYIKKDRIGEVPGLEKYLQEFTSETAWGPNGYLADLGLVVMPDKERRDYRQIIEQRKSSDLN, encoded by the coding sequence ATGATGCTGCCGAAGATATTTTTGCCAGTCCTGATAACAATGTGTTTCATCACTCCACTCCACGCCAGAGAGCAAATTAAAATAGTCGGTTCTTCAACTGTTTATACTTTTGCCCAGGCGGTCACCAAAAGTTTTAGTGAGAAAACCGGCTATCCTCTCCCTGATATTATCTCCACCGGATCAGGGGCGGGATTGCAAATATTCTGTCAAGGGACTGGAGATGAGCATCCGGATATCACCAATGCTTCACGCAGGATCAAGCGCTCAGAGTATGATTTATGTCTGGCCAACGGCGTTAAAAACATTATTGAACTGAAGATTGGCTATGACGGCATTGTTGTTGCCAATTCCACCAAAGCCCAGGATCTCAAACTCTCAATCAAAGACCTCTATCTGGCTCTGGCGAAAGAAGTTCCTGACCCCGATGGCCAGCAGCTGTTGATTCTCAACCCCTATACCCATTGGCAGCAGATCAATTCAACCTTGCCTGATGAAAAAATAGAAATTCTGGGACCACCACCAACATCCGGAACCCGTGATGCCTTTTCAGAACTGGCACTGGAACAAGGATGCCAACAATATCCATGGATTAAGGCGATCAAAAAGCGGGACAAAAAAAGGTTCCAGAAAATTTGCAGAACCGTAAGGAATGATGGTTACTTTATCGAAGCCGGAGAACGGGACGACCTGATCGTCAAAAACCTGGAATTCGCCCCGCAAGCAACAGGAATTTTTGGTTACAATTTTCTTGCCCGGGATCTGGACAATCTTCAAGGCGCCACCATTGATGGAATCACACCGGAAGTTAAAACCATTGCTTCCGGAGATTACCCCTTATCCAGAGCTCTCTATCTGTACATCAAAAAAGATCGTATTGGTGAAGTTCCCGGTCTCGAAAAATACCTGCAAGAGTTTACCAGTGAAACCGCATGGGGACCAAACGGCTATTTAGCTGACCTGGGATTGGTCGTCATGCCGGATAAAGAACGTCGTGACTACCGCCAAATCATCGAGCAAAGAAAGTCATCGGATTTAAACTGA
- a CDS encoding DMT family transporter, with protein MSAKSHFSTSRTGILSVSISAVLWGTVGIATQAIYQRSDLTAVAAGFYRLSFAFPVVAILCWKLVDKQQLRIVNQEYLKIILIGMMLALYQVFYFASISYVGVAVATLITLCTAPVLVSLLSAVFLKERLTGYTLGALLAALTGTVLLVGLPEQNSVAGNVAMGVALALGSATGYAIVALMGRSIAATCHPMLSTTVSFGVGAIFLFPFAAGNIFSATYSIEIWELILYIGLMPTAVAYMLFFFGMRSIKASTASILTLLEPLTATVLAWIFFAERLAPSGIIGAFLLLAAIAVLYRGEISSK; from the coding sequence ATGTCCGCTAAATCACACTTTTCGACCTCACGAACAGGTATTCTGTCCGTATCCATATCTGCCGTTCTTTGGGGAACGGTTGGCATTGCAACCCAAGCCATCTACCAAAGATCAGACCTCACAGCAGTCGCTGCCGGTTTTTATCGATTGTCTTTTGCTTTTCCGGTTGTTGCTATCCTCTGCTGGAAACTTGTCGATAAACAACAACTCCGCATCGTCAATCAGGAATATTTGAAAATCATCCTCATCGGTATGATGCTGGCTCTTTATCAGGTTTTTTATTTTGCCTCCATCAGCTACGTCGGAGTTGCTGTTGCAACCCTTATCACTCTTTGTACCGCCCCGGTTCTGGTTTCCTTGCTGTCTGCTGTGTTCCTGAAGGAAAGGTTGACGGGATACACGCTAGGAGCATTGCTGGCAGCATTAACCGGAACGGTTCTCTTGGTCGGCTTACCGGAACAGAATTCTGTTGCCGGCAACGTGGCTATGGGCGTTGCATTGGCCCTTGGCTCAGCAACCGGTTATGCAATCGTTGCCCTGATGGGACGCTCAATTGCTGCGACATGCCATCCGATGCTCTCGACAACGGTCTCGTTCGGAGTTGGTGCGATATTTCTTTTTCCCTTTGCCGCAGGGAATATTTTTTCAGCGACCTATTCAATTGAAATCTGGGAGTTGATTCTGTATATCGGATTGATGCCGACAGCGGTTGCATACATGCTTTTCTTTTTTGGAATGCGCAGCATAAAAGCGTCTACGGCATCTATTCTCACGTTACTTGAACCCCTTACAGCCACCGTTCTGGCATGGATATTTTTTGCTGAGCGACTTGCACCATCCGGGATTATTGGTGCTTTTTTGCTGCTTGCGGCTATTGCAGTATTGTACCGGGGGGAAATATCGTCAAAGTAA
- a CDS encoding GGDEF domain-containing protein, translated as MDTMVDEQNNQNFLQYNSRLATLPLHAVSLQLNDLCYKISQAFKKQPDLPGVLLFDHVSFHSMISRRQFFEIMNLPYSKDLFSQREIKKLVKKINLTSPVYTSDTLISDAVKSSLQRPPEQLTEPIVIINDNGSHAVIDIHELLCAHAHIFSATVAKLQAEIIRSDFLREKLEQANREAEKLARLDGLTGIPNRRQMDEYLRSEWQRGMRNKTSLAIILMDIDFFKAFNDTYGHQAGDDVLARVATCLRQQIHRPADMVARYGGEEFLAILPETFIAGALTLAEKIRLAVSELMIPNKEGAFLSISCGVSCLNPGETNRPVDIIQLADKALYKAKHMGRNRVSSL; from the coding sequence ATGGACACCATGGTAGATGAGCAAAACAACCAAAATTTTTTACAATATAACAGTCGTCTGGCAACGTTACCCCTCCATGCTGTTTCACTACAGCTGAATGATCTCTGCTACAAGATTTCACAAGCGTTCAAAAAACAACCTGATTTGCCGGGGGTATTACTTTTTGATCATGTCAGTTTTCACTCCATGATTTCACGCCGGCAGTTTTTTGAAATTATGAATCTGCCCTACAGTAAAGACTTATTCAGTCAGCGGGAAATCAAGAAACTCGTTAAAAAAATCAACTTGACTTCGCCCGTTTATACCTCCGATACGTTAATCAGTGATGCGGTTAAAAGCAGCCTGCAAAGACCTCCTGAACAGCTGACGGAGCCAATCGTTATCATTAATGATAACGGTTCCCATGCGGTCATTGATATCCATGAGCTGTTATGCGCTCATGCCCATATTTTTTCTGCCACGGTTGCAAAGCTGCAGGCTGAAATAATCCGCTCCGACTTCTTACGGGAAAAACTGGAACAGGCAAATCGTGAAGCAGAAAAGTTGGCTCGCCTTGATGGCCTCACCGGCATCCCCAACAGACGGCAAATGGATGAATATCTGCGGAGTGAATGGCAACGCGGCATGCGCAATAAAACCTCATTGGCAATCATCCTGATGGATATCGATTTTTTTAAAGCCTTCAATGACACCTACGGGCATCAGGCTGGTGACGATGTGCTGGCTCGCGTGGCAACATGTCTGCGACAGCAAATCCATCGTCCGGCAGATATGGTGGCCCGCTATGGTGGTGAAGAGTTTTTGGCAATTCTACCAGAGACGTTCATAGCAGGAGCCCTCACTTTAGCGGAAAAAATACGACTTGCCGTTTCTGAACTGATGATCCCCAATAAAGAAGGGGCTTTTCTGAGTATCAGTTGTGGAGTTTCCTGCTTGAATCCTGGTGAGACGAACCGACCTGTCGATATTATCCAACTTGCAGACAAAGCCCTCTACAAAGCTAAACACATGGGGCGAAACCGGGTTTCAAGTTTATAG